GTGGAAGATGGTTGGTGAAGTTCTTGTTCCCGGTGTTCTGAACCCGGGCGCCATTGATGAAACTGATGGCTGTATACAGGCTGCTGCACTAGCAGATAAGTTCTAAGGGAGACGGTAACGACAACCGTGCGACACGTTCGTAAGTGAAAAGCTTGCGCACAAGGTCGAAGGAACAATGATTCCGTCCGATCGTAAAAAGCAGACCCGCAATCACCTTGACTGCGGGTCTGTTTTTTTCTCGCTGGGCGACCTGGCGACGGTCTCCCCTGACGGGTAGCCCCTACGGAATGATATCGTACAGTACGTGATATGCGTAGGGACGACCCGTAAGGGGCGTCCGTTCCCAGGTCTGTAAGCAGGCGGATCACCGATCGGCCCCTACGGCATTGCAAAAGATCGTTGGACCCACACCGTCCTGTTCCTTGCTCTGCACTCTTCCTTCATTCAGTCCCTCATGCCTTATTGGGAAACCGGATCACCTTGGGCTGGATTTCTCCCACCTGCTCCAGCTCTTTCCGTTATATCCCTATTGTCTTTCAAAAAAAATGGAGGATCTGAATGCTTAAGATCCGCTACCGCAAGCAATTCAAAGTTGATAAAATGGGCTGATCCCCAATCATCAAGAATAGCTCCATGCCTTTTCTTGCAAGAAAAAGGCCCGCAATCACCTTGACTGCGGGTCTGTTTTTTGTCCTCTGGGCGGCCAGGATGGGTCCCGGGCGCTGTACTCATTGAGTTTCATGTTGTCAAAAATTCAGCAACTTTTTTCAATTCATCCTGAGATATCCCCAGCACTTTGTTAAAAGGAAATTCCGGCGTGACTACCTGCAGCACATCGGGCTTTAAAAGGGCAACAGCACTGCGAAAAATATCCAGGGATTCCGGATCGTCACTGTAGCCTTTAACCACCGTGATTTCCAGATGGAAACGGCCCGTGTATGATTTCCTGAAGTTCACCATATTTTGAATATGCTGCCGAACCGTATAACCGGCGATAGGCCTTTGGGCTTTCTGGAAAGCTTCTTCCCGTCCCATTTTCAGTTCCCCGATGACTTCTTCACACCGACCTGCAATGGCCGCATACGCCGGATTTCCATAAAGATAGCCGTTTGACAGAAGTCGGATGGGGACTTTCTCCCTATGAACAGTATCAATGACCTGTTCCACACCTTTCAGCAGCACGGACTCGCCCAAAGAATTGAGAAATACCAAATCAGGCTTGGTTCTCTGAATCCGCTGTCGCAGATCCCGAATCGCATCGTCCAGATTTCCCAGATCCACGGACTCCTGGGTCTGTACGTGTACCAGCTTACGACTCACAGGACAAAAAATGCAGTTAAAATTGCAATATTTGCCGGGGAAAAGGTTTACTTCCAAAATAGATTTTCCCTCTTCCTGATACGGTTTTTTATAAATAAACTTTTCCATTAGTTTCTCCTGAATGTTTATTATGGTCAAAAATAAATAGGCCGCTTCCTTATCTGCTAAGACCTGACGATAAGGAAACGGCGTACTTCTGACTACTCGGCAGCAGCCAGCACCACTTGTATATGATTGATTCATGTTGAGTATAACAGAGTTGATGAAATTTGGCAAGCAGTCTGTGGGTTGAATTTCACCTGCCTGCTCCTACGAATCGCCAAATTTTATTTTTGCATCAATTTATGCTGCAGAAATAAAGCATTGTCATTTATTATATTTCTTTCTTCACTCTTTTTGCTTATAATTAAATTGATAAACAACAAAAGAGGTGAGTCAGGATGACTACTGCCAACATCAATGTCCGCGTGGACGCAGAGCTAAAAAAGGAAGCGGAAGGATTATTCAATGATTTGGGACTGAATATGTCGTCTGCCATCACCATGTTTTTAAAGAGTGCGGTCAGATGTGACGGGATTCCCTTCCAAGTCCGCCGCAATGCATTCAATGCTGAAACACGTGCTGCCCTTGCCGAATATGAAGAAATGAAAACTCATCCGGAAAAATACAAACGGTATCACAGCTTTGCTGACCTTATGAAAGATGTGGACAATGAAGCTTGACATCGTTGTACTGGAATTGTTTTTTCGCACTGGTTCCCATTCTGACTTGTTCTGAAACATTACATATCGAAAAAAGCAGCCCCGCAATCACCTTGACTGCGGGGCTGTTTTTTTTGCCCTCTGGGCGACCTGGCGACGGTCTCCCCTGACGGGTAGCCCCTACGGAATGATATCGTACAGTGCGGAAACAGGCATTCTTTAAGACGTTCACTGATTGGAAAACCAAGATTTTTGACAAAGGACCTTTTTGGATGCCTTTGTCATTGCGCCAGGAGCCCGAACAGGATGGCGATTCCCAGCCTTCCCACGAACACCGGCAGTCCACGCTGCCAGAGGTATCTGGGGGCCATGCCACAGCCCACCGGGATGGCCCGGATCCCCGTGGGCAGCAGGAAGGCTCCGTTCAGGGCCATGACGGCCATTTTCCAGCTGGGCAGCAGGGGCATTCCCTCCGTCCGGGTCAGGGTGATCACCAGGGGTACCACCATGGCCGAAGAAATGGTGATCCCTGCCGTCTCGGAAAACAGGCAGGCCAGCAGAGCGATGGCGGTGTACAGAGGCAGCCCGGGTTCCAGCTCCATCCCCTGCAGCCACGTGGCCAGGATGGCGTTGGCACCGGAGGCTTCCAGCAGATTCCCCATGGCCAGCCCTCCGGCAAACAGGATCAGCATCCCCCAGATCATGTGCTGCTGCACGTAGTTCCAGGTCAGGAAGGGGTTCCCCTGCCGGTCCGTGAGGAAGAACAGCAGGAAGCCCACAGAGCCATACAGATAGGCCGGCTGCAGCTGGGGGAACCAGGGGGCATACAGGGGCCGCAGGAAGGATCCCACAAGGGCCGTCCCGAACAGCCCCAGGCACAGCTTTTCATCCCGGGTCACGGGCCCCAGTTTTTTCCACTCCCGCCGGAAATATTCCCGGGTCCCCTCCAGCTGTTTCACCGGGCAGGGCAGCACCAGCTGAAGGGCCAGTGTACCTAGGGTGGCTGCCACCAGGTAGGGCAGGAACCAGAGCACCCACTGGGAAAACAGGACCTCCTGCCCCATTGCCTGCTGATACAGGGAGGTGGCCACCACGTCCATGGCCCCTCCCACCGGAGTCCCCACTCCGCCGATGACGGCACCAAAGCAGACGGCACACAGGATGGGTCCTGCTGCGGGAGCGTCTGCCCCATAGCCTGCCGCCTTCAGCATGGCCAGGGCCGTAGGCGTAAAGATGGCCACCACCACGGCATTGGGCAGGACCGTGGAAAACAGCACGGATGCCAGGAACCATACGGCAATCTGGCTCTTCATACTGGTCCCGATCAGGCCCAGGCACTGGAGGGCGATCCGGTGATCCAGGCCGATTTTTTCCCAGGGCAGGGTCAGTAAGGTAGCGGCAAACAGCAGGACGATGCTGCTGGAAGCGTATTTGGCCAGCAGCGGATCCATGGGGCCCAGATCCAGGATGGCATTGGCCACCACCGGCAGCAGGGCCGTCACCGTCAGCCCCACCGGCCGGGTGATCCACCAGAAAATCATCCACAGGGCGATGCCCAGGGCCATGGAGATCTTGAACCCCAGCCGGCTGCCCCAAAGGGCCCACAAAAGCAATGGACAGCAGGGTCCAAGGGCCAGGAAAATACGGTGTTTCATAGGCGGGACCTCCTCCTTGACGATTGGGACGGACAAAGCAAAAGGAGGCTGTGGGTCCTCACAGCCTCCTTTCTTCAGCCTCTTACGATCTTATAATACTTTTTCTTGCCCTTGCGCAGCAGCAGGCTTTCCTTGTCGTTGAACAGGGCATCGTCCACCACCGTGTCCACGTCGGTGATCTTCACATCGTCGATGGAAAGGCCGTTCTGTTGCATCAGCCGGCGGCCTTCGCTCTTGGTCTTGATGACGCCGTTCTGGGCCAGCAGATCCAACAGCTTGCAGCCCATGGCTTCCGCCGGTACGGTGATGGTGGGCACATTGTCCATATTGGCACCGCCGCTGAACAGGGCTTCGGCAGCCTGTTTGGCCTTGTCGGCCGCATCCTTGCCATGGACCAGCTTGGTCACTTCATAGGCCAGCACCACCTTGGCCTCGTTGATGTCAGCCCCCTTCAGGGCTCCCAGCCGCCGTACCTCATCCATGGGCAGGAAGGTCAGCAGGGCCAGGCATTTTTCCACGTCGGCATCGTCCACGTTCCGCCAGTACTGGTAGAAATCGTAGGGAGAGAATTTCTCCGGATCCAGCCATACGGCACCGCCTACGGTCTTGCCCATCTTCTGGCCCTGGCTGTTGGTCAGCAGGGTGTTGGTCATGCAGTAGGCCGGCTGCCGGTCTTTCCGGCGGATCAGTTCTACCCCGGCGATCATGTTGGACCACTGGTCGTCGCCGCCCAGCTCCATGACGCAGTTGTATTTCTTGTGCAGGGTATAGAAATCATAGGCCTGCATGATCATGTAGTTCATTTCGAAGAAGGTCAGGCCGTTGTCGCTGGCCAGACGGGTCTTATAGCAGTCAGCGGCCAGCATCCGGTTCACGGAGAAGTGGACGCCGATGTTGCGCAGCATGTCCACGTAATTCAGGTTCAGCAGCCAGTCGGCGTTGTTCACCACCAGTGCCTTGCCCTCGGACAGGTCGATGAACCGGCTGATCTGTTTTTTGAAGCAGGCGATATTGTGGTTGATGAATTCGGGGGTCAGCATCTTGCGCATTTCGTTTTTGCCGCTGGGATCCCCCACCATCCCGGTGCCGCCGCCCAGCAGGACAATGGGGCGATGGCCGGCGCGCTGCATATGGGCCATGACCATCAGGGCGATGAAATGGCCTACATGGAGGCTGTCCGCAGTGGGATCAAAACCGATATAGAACGTGATTTTCTCCTTTCCCAAAAGTTCCCGGATTTCGTCGGGATGGGACATTTGTTTCAAATATCCACGTTCTTCCAGTACATCTAATACGTTCATGAACATCCTCCTAGTTTGCGTGATTGATGGTTCTTTATTTTTCCTGGGCGGGCGGATCACCGATCCGCCCCTGCATTCGGCTAGTGACTCGTGACTCGAGACTAGTGACTGCCTTTAGCCGGCAGCTCGGACGTGCAGTGCGGGCACCGGGTGGCTTCCGGATCCACGGGCTGCTTGCAGAACGGGCACAGGGTGGGTTCTGCCTTCGGTTCTTCCTTCTTGAACCTGTTCAGCACCGAAATCAGGCAGAAGATCACAAAGGCCATGATGATGAAATCGATCACATTGGTAATGAAATTGCCGTAGGCAATCACCGGCAGATTGGCGGCCTTGGCTTCTGCCAGGGTATTCACCTTTTTGCTGCTCAGATTGAGGAACAGGTCGCTGAAATCCACGCCGCCGATCAGGATCCCCAAAGGGGGCATGATGATGTCGTTCACCGCCGAGGACACGATCTTCCCGAACGCACCCCCGATGATGACGCCGACGGCCATGTCCACCACATTGCCCCGGAGGGCAAAAGCCTTGAATTCCGATAAAAATTTCCCCATGTTCAATCCTTCCCTTCTCAGGCGTTTTTCTTCCGTTTGCTCAGTATGGACATGCAGGACCCGAAAAGGATCAGGCAGATGCCCACAATCATGTTGATGGTAATGGGTTCATCGATCACCAGCCAGGCCATGAAGGCCGTAAGGATCGGTTTGATGTAGAAAGCCAGGCTGGCCGTGGCCGGATCCGTATATTCCATGGCCAAGAAATAGCTGGCGTAGCCCAAGCCGGTGACACCCACGGCAATGTAGGCCAGGGCCGGGATGTGGGCCATGGTCAGGCCTTCCAGGATGGGGATGTCGGTGAACACCTTCAGCCCCAGGTCCAGCATCAGGGCCCGTACCGGCGCCAGGGTGCTGAGGCCGATCAGCACCAGCATCTCCAGGGACCCGCACAGAAAGCTCAGGCTGGTCATGGCAATGCCCCCGTACCGCTGGGCGTGTTTCCGGCCGGCGATGCCGTACAGGGCAAAGGTCATGGCCGACAGCAGGATCAAGATGATGCTCAGCTGGCTGCCCGTCATGTTCACCGGATTCACGATGCACACAATGCCGGCAAAGCTGGCAATCAGCGAGAAGATGGTCAGTTTATCGATGGGCTCCCCCAGGAGGAAGTAGGCAAACAGCACCACGAACACCGGGTTGCAGCTGAAGATGACCCCGTTCACCGAAGCCTTGCCGTACACAATGGCCATCTGGTACAGGATCATGCTGACCACCACGCCCAGGAAGCCGGAGAACATAAAGAACTTCCAGTCCTTCCTGTTCAGTGTCACCCCTTTTTTCTTCAACGCACTCATGGCCATGGGCAGCAGCACCAGGCCCCCGATGAGGAAACGGAGAAAGGTGATCTGGATGGGATGGAACAGATTCCCGAAGAATTTCAGGGCGGTTTCCATGGTCCCGAACAGAAACGCCGTTACAAGCACAAAAATATAACCTTTATTCACAACCGTATACTCCCTCTCTGCAGTGTCTTACTTTTCTCCCAAGATCCGGACTTCCGGTTCCAGCCAGACACCGCTCATGGCATGGACTCTGGTCTTTACATCATCCATCAGCTGCAGGATCTCACTGGCCGTGGCATGGCCCCGGTTCACGACGAACCCTGTATGTTTTTCCGAGACCTGGGCATCGCCCACCCGGTAGCCCCGAAGGCCGGCCTGGTCGATCAGTGCCGCCGCAAAATAGCCCGGCGGCCTTTTGAAGGTGCTTCCCGCACTGGGGAAATTCAGGGGTTGTTTGGTGATCCGTTTCTGTGTCAGGTCCCGGATCCGCTCATGAATGGCCTCCGGGTCGCCAGGTGCCAGTTCCAGGGTGGCGGAAAGGATGATATCCCCCGTTTCCATCACCACAGAATGGCGGTACCGGAAATCCATCTGCTCCCGGTCCAGGTTCCTGACCTGCCCTTTGGTATCCACCACCGTTACGGTGCGGACCAGGTTGCCGATTTCGCCTCCGTAGGCACCGGCGTTCATCAAAATGGCGCCGCCCAGGCTGCCCGGGATGCCGGAAGCGAATTCCAGCCCTGTCAGGCCTGCATCAGCCGCCGCCGTGGCCAGCCGGGAAAGGAGCACGCCGGCTTCCACCCGGATCCGGGTACCTTCGATGACAAGTCCATTCAGTGCGTTGCCCAGCTTCAGCACCACACCCCGGATGCCCTTGTCCAGCACCAGCACATTGGATCCGTTGCCCAAAATGGTGCAGGGCACCTGTTCGGCCTGGATGGCTGCCAGCAGGGTGCAGACCTCCTCCTGGCTGTTGGGAGACACCAGGATATCCGCCGGCCCTCCCACCCGGAAGGTGGTGTACTGCGCCATGGGCACATGAATCTGGAACTGGCCTGGAAAAGCCTTTTCCAGAAAGGAAAGAAAGCCCGACATACCCATCAGTCCAGGACTTCTTTGATGGTGTCACCCAGGGTCTTGGACAGGTCGGTGATCATCATCTGGAAGCGGATGTAGGCCTGCAGGTAGTTGCTGGCCACAGGGTTCAGCTGCAGCACATTGTACAGGTCCTGCATCTTCTTCACCTTGGCATCATCAGGTTTCTGGCCCTGGTACTGGGCGATCTCGATTTCCTGTTTCTGTTTCAGGAAATCCTTCACCATATCGTCGGCGCTTTTGTCGGCCGCCAGTTTCGGTTTGGCTTCCGCCAGCATTTTAAATTCATGGGTTTCCTTGATTCCCTGACAGAGTTTGTTCATTTCATCATAGACGTTCATGATGGATTCCTCCTTTTATGTTATCTTAATAATGATACCATATTTTGGGGACAGTGGGTAGTGGGCCCCGCCCCGCAGTTTACATCTTCTCATTCAGGATCCGGTACCGGCTCCCTGCATCGTAATCGAAATGCCACCATTCCATGTCACTGGCGGTGAAGCCCTGCAGGGTCATCTGCTGCCGCAGCAGGTCCCGCAGCGCCCGCTGCCGCTGGGTGCCACCGGCAAACTGGGCATACTGGGCCGGGCTGGGTTCGTCGAAGTCAGAGATCATGGTCACCGGCTCCCCGGTCTCCAGGTCATACAGGCTTACATCCACACTGCGGCCGGAGTTGTGGCTGTACCCCTCCTCCGGCCGGGGCAGCATGTCGGCATGGTCCGTGCCCAGGGCCAGGGTGGCCAGTTTGAAATCGCTCCAGCTCCGGTACCCTTCCCAGATCACCAGACCATAGCCATAGGGCTCCAGTCCCTTCTGCACCTGTGCCAGGGCCCGGGCGGCACTGCGGTCCAGATACGCCTTCGGGCTCAGTACCAGGGGCGCCCCGAACAGGTTGTTGCTGGTGGTATACCGCAGATCCAGCTTCACCCCGGGCACCACCTGGCTGATCTCCACCAGGTCCGCCGTCTTGTCATAAGGCAGATCGGACGGCGTGGCCCCTTCCGCCTGCCGGCGCAGGGTCTCCATGGGCTGGGGCGGGGTGATCCGCAGCCCCCTGCCGCTTTCGCTGCCGGTGAACCGGCGGGTATAGCTCTTTTGCCCCAGGTTCAGGCTGATGCCCTGGCCATTCTTGTCCCGGTCGAACCGCACGGTGCTTTCCGAGTCCGTATTGGGCCCGGTCTCCCGCAGGTCGTAGTTATCATAATGGTTCTTCACCAGGGTGAACGTATTCGCTCCGGTGAAATCC
This region of Acidaminococcus timonensis genomic DNA includes:
- a CDS encoding type II toxin-antitoxin system RelB/DinJ family antitoxin, with the translated sequence MTTANINVRVDAELKKEAEGLFNDLGLNMSSAITMFLKSAVRCDGIPFQVRRNAFNAETRAALAEYEEMKTHPEKYKRYHSFADLMKDVDNEA
- the mscL gene encoding large conductance mechanosensitive channel protein MscL, with translation MGKFLSEFKAFALRGNVVDMAVGVIIGGAFGKIVSSAVNDIIMPPLGILIGGVDFSDLFLNLSSKKVNTLAEAKAANLPVIAYGNFITNVIDFIIMAFVIFCLISVLNRFKKEEPKAEPTLCPFCKQPVDPEATRCPHCTSELPAKGSH
- a CDS encoding M15 family metallopeptidase, whose protein sequence is MKRTKKVGLLTAALCLGLALPCLAGAWLPEEPSKDQEALIGFYQGNGESLAVRENNGHLQLLYRFLQKDKDFTGANTFTLVKNHYDNYDLRETGPNTDSESTVRFDRDKNGQGISLNLGQKSYTRRFTGSESGRGLRITPPQPMETLRRQAEGATPSDLPYDKTADLVEISQVVPGVKLDLRYTTSNNLFGAPLVLSPKAYLDRSAARALAQVQKGLEPYGYGLVIWEGYRSWSDFKLATLALGTDHADMLPRPEEGYSHNSGRSVDVSLYDLETGEPVTMISDFDEPSPAQYAQFAGGTQRQRALRDLLRQQMTLQGFTASDMEWWHFDYDAGSRYRILNEKM
- a CDS encoding YlbF family regulator, giving the protein MNVYDEMNKLCQGIKETHEFKMLAEAKPKLAADKSADDMVKDFLKQKQEIEIAQYQGQKPDDAKVKKMQDLYNVLQLNPVASNYLQAYIRFQMMITDLSKTLGDTIKEVLD
- a CDS encoding DMT family transporter, whose translation is MNKGYIFVLVTAFLFGTMETALKFFGNLFHPIQITFLRFLIGGLVLLPMAMSALKKKGVTLNRKDWKFFMFSGFLGVVVSMILYQMAIVYGKASVNGVIFSCNPVFVVLFAYFLLGEPIDKLTIFSLIASFAGIVCIVNPVNMTGSQLSIILILLSAMTFALYGIAGRKHAQRYGGIAMTSLSFLCGSLEMLVLIGLSTLAPVRALMLDLGLKVFTDIPILEGLTMAHIPALAYIAVGVTGLGYASYFLAMEYTDPATASLAFYIKPILTAFMAWLVIDEPITINMIVGICLILFGSCMSILSKRKKNA
- the tyrS gene encoding tyrosine--tRNA ligase; protein product: MNVLDVLEERGYLKQMSHPDEIRELLGKEKITFYIGFDPTADSLHVGHFIALMVMAHMQRAGHRPIVLLGGGTGMVGDPSGKNEMRKMLTPEFINHNIACFKKQISRFIDLSEGKALVVNNADWLLNLNYVDMLRNIGVHFSVNRMLAADCYKTRLASDNGLTFFEMNYMIMQAYDFYTLHKKYNCVMELGGDDQWSNMIAGVELIRRKDRQPAYCMTNTLLTNSQGQKMGKTVGGAVWLDPEKFSPYDFYQYWRNVDDADVEKCLALLTFLPMDEVRRLGALKGADINEAKVVLAYEVTKLVHGKDAADKAKQAAEALFSGGANMDNVPTITVPAEAMGCKLLDLLAQNGVIKTKSEGRRLMQQNGLSIDDVKITDVDTVVDDALFNDKESLLLRKGKKKYYKIVRG
- the murB gene encoding UDP-N-acetylmuramate dehydrogenase, with the translated sequence MSGFLSFLEKAFPGQFQIHVPMAQYTTFRVGGPADILVSPNSQEEVCTLLAAIQAEQVPCTILGNGSNVLVLDKGIRGVVLKLGNALNGLVIEGTRIRVEAGVLLSRLATAAADAGLTGLEFASGIPGSLGGAILMNAGAYGGEIGNLVRTVTVVDTKGQVRNLDREQMDFRYRHSVVMETGDIILSATLELAPGDPEAIHERIRDLTQKRITKQPLNFPSAGSTFKRPPGYFAAALIDQAGLRGYRVGDAQVSEKHTGFVVNRGHATASEILQLMDDVKTRVHAMSGVWLEPEVRILGEK
- a CDS encoding SLC13 family permease, whose protein sequence is MKHRIFLALGPCCPLLLWALWGSRLGFKISMALGIALWMIFWWITRPVGLTVTALLPVVANAILDLGPMDPLLAKYASSSIVLLFAATLLTLPWEKIGLDHRIALQCLGLIGTSMKSQIAVWFLASVLFSTVLPNAVVVAIFTPTALAMLKAAGYGADAPAAGPILCAVCFGAVIGGVGTPVGGAMDVVATSLYQQAMGQEVLFSQWVLWFLPYLVAATLGTLALQLVLPCPVKQLEGTREYFRREWKKLGPVTRDEKLCLGLFGTALVGSFLRPLYAPWFPQLQPAYLYGSVGFLLFFLTDRQGNPFLTWNYVQQHMIWGMLILFAGGLAMGNLLEASGANAILATWLQGMELEPGLPLYTAIALLACLFSETAGITISSAMVVPLVITLTRTEGMPLLPSWKMAVMALNGAFLLPTGIRAIPVGCGMAPRYLWQRGLPVFVGRLGIAILFGLLAQ
- a CDS encoding radical SAM protein translates to MEKFIYKKPYQEEGKSILEVNLFPGKYCNFNCIFCPVSRKLVHVQTQESVDLGNLDDAIRDLRQRIQRTKPDLVFLNSLGESVLLKGVEQVIDTVHREKVPIRLLSNGYLYGNPAYAAIAGRCEEVIGELKMGREEAFQKAQRPIAGYTVRQHIQNMVNFRKSYTGRFHLEITVVKGYSDDPESLDIFRSAVALLKPDVLQVVTPEFPFNKVLGISQDELKKVAEFLTT